A stretch of Candidatus Neomarinimicrobiota bacterium DNA encodes these proteins:
- the rlmB gene encoding 23S rRNA (guanosine(2251)-2'-O)-methyltransferase RlmB, whose product MEKNQHTIFGINGCTAVLESRKYKITDILIQTGSPAERDGKVTRILGYHGGRIKFLTAAQFKTNFVKWRTQGIIVRFTGKIESTLPSFQKKTGNIGLLGLDRIEDPQNLGQIIRTAECAGIDGIVIPKHDSCGITDTVMQVSQGAFTQVPIYQVSNLHQTIIKLKNEEFWVVAMENSVKAKEWHEVDYKGKILIVAGSEGRGIKKLVLESSDFQATIPMQGKTNSLNVSAAVSAVLFERLRQLSA is encoded by the coding sequence ATGGAAAAAAACCAACATACGATATTCGGCATCAATGGATGCACCGCTGTACTTGAATCCAGGAAGTACAAAATAACTGATATTTTGATTCAAACTGGCAGTCCTGCAGAACGGGACGGGAAAGTGACTCGCATCCTCGGTTATCATGGCGGACGGATTAAATTTCTGACAGCTGCCCAATTCAAAACAAATTTTGTTAAATGGCGCACCCAGGGAATTATTGTTCGTTTCACTGGAAAAATTGAATCCACCCTTCCATCGTTTCAAAAGAAAACGGGTAATATTGGTCTACTTGGTTTGGATCGAATTGAAGATCCACAAAATCTTGGACAAATTATCCGCACAGCAGAATGCGCCGGTATTGATGGTATCGTTATTCCCAAACACGATAGCTGCGGTATCACAGATACGGTAATGCAAGTGAGTCAAGGCGCTTTTACCCAAGTGCCGATCTACCAAGTAAGCAACCTCCATCAAACGATTATTAAATTAAAGAATGAAGAATTTTGGGTAGTCGCTATGGAGAATAGCGTTAAAGCCAAAGAATGGCATGAAGTGGATTATAAAGGGAAAATTTTGATAGTTGCCGGTAGCGAAGGGCGGGGAATTAAAAAATTGGTTTTAGAAAGTAGCGACTTTCAAGCTACCATACCCATGCAAGGAAAAACCAATTCTTTAAATGTATCTGCGGCAGTCAGCGCTGTTCTGTTTGAACGGCTTCGGCAATTATCCGCTTA